ACGCGTGATATATATGGTCGCGGATTCGTTGCGGGATACACGTTCTATGTTTTCCGAGGCAAAGGGAAATCTGTCCCTATTCACCCAGAAAACCCGTTCCTGCACGAAAACCGTGGAAACCATGAAGAAGAGCAACAGCAAAAAGGCGATGTCGCCGGTCGAAGTGGTGGGAATGCTCACTTCCGGCTTTTCTTTCAACATAATCTTGGCCATTGCTTTGCTCCTATATTGCTGTGGAGATGGAGATCATGGCCCGGTCACGGTATGTGACCAAGTGGTCAACCAGTCTCACCATCTCGCTGTATTTGGCTTCGGGATTCGTCTTCACCAGGAAGAGCATCTTAGTTGATTTAAGCTTGGGGTCTGTTTCCTGCCTGTTGATGGAGTCGCGCAATTGTATCTTTTCCAGGATAAGCTTGTCCAGTTCGGCATCGCTGTAGGAGCGCGGCTCATCATTATTGACCTTCAACAATCCTGTTTCCATGATCTCGAGGCGGGTCATTTCCTTTTCTGTGAGCTTGAGCTGGGTGGTCTGAAGCTGTTCCTGGGTTACGGCTTTGTTCAACTGAACCTTCACGCCTTCCTTGACGTCGAACTTGGTGGTTGACATAAAGAAGACAATCAGCAGGAAAGCGATGTCGCCAGTTGACGTGGTCGGTATACTGACGCTACCCCTTTTCTTGCGGGTGATTTTCATTATTTCCCCCTATCAAGACTCGATGAGGGCTTCTGTAACCTTCTCTGAGGCTCTTTGCATGTCGATAACTATGCCATCCACCATGGTGGTGAAGATGTTATAAAGCAATTGCACGGGAATGGCGACGATCAAGCCCCATTTGGTGGTGATCAAAGCGACCTTGATACCGTCGGCCACAATGGTGGCGTCCACAGAACGGGCTTTGGCGATGGCGTCGAAGGCGATGATCATACCGTCAACCGTACCCAAGAACCCCAGCATGGGGGCCAGGGTGATGGCTGAGGTCATTTCCACGAAGCCTTTCTCGAGGTAAGACATTTCGATCATGGCGGCGTTTTCCATGTTCTTTTCCACCGCATCTGCGCCGCGTTCGGCTTTCAGCAGGCCGGCATAGACAACTGCCGACACGGGGCCGCGGGTGTTTTTTGCAAATTCAATGGCTTCCTTGATCTTCTTCTCTTTGACCAGGGCCAGGATCTTGTTCAGGAAGTCGTTGAGGTTGATCTTCGCGTACATCAGGGCAATGAATTTCCAGATCATGTAGGCGAGGCCGTAAATGGCAACGAACAGGATCGGCCACATGGCCCATCCGCCATCGATGAATTCTTTCACCAGGGCACGGCCGAACAGGAATTCAGCCACTCCTTTGAGTCCGGATGATTTTTCTTCGATCGGAGCGGTTTCGGCTACAGGTTCTTCAGCGATGGGTTCGGTGATGGCGGTGTCGCTTTCGGCAGCCGCTGTGGTGGTTGTTTCTGTTTGGGCATAAGCCAGGCCAACGAGCAGCATGCTCATCAGCACTATCAGGGGCAGTATTTTCGAGAAGCTTTTTCTCATGTTATCTTTCCTCCAGGGGATTTCTAAAAGTTGAACGACACACCAAAGGTGACGCCGCGATAGTTGCTCCAAAAACTGGGGTTTTGGATGTATTTATCGTAAACAAATCTAACTTCGGGATAGGTGTAGCCGGTATTGGCGTCGGCGAGGTCCGGTTCGCTTCCGGTATGCAGTTCGCTGCCGGTTTTGGGGTACACGGTGTACACGTTTCTGGTTCCGAAGAGGTTTTCCACGTCCATGAAGAGGCGAAGGTTCATCTTCTGGGAGAGGGTGATGCCTTTGGTGATGCGCAGATTGGCCTGATGGGTAAATTTCTTGCGGGCGCTGTTAGTGTCCAGCATGCTGTTCCCTTCCACGCTCTGCGGAGTATAGGGCGCCCCGGAGGCGAAGCTCCAGTTGATGTTCGCGCTCAGGTCATCCACGGGCAGGATGAAGTCTGTGAAAGGAACGAAGAATTCTTCGCCGCGGCCTATCCTGAAGGTGTAGTTCAGGCTCAGGTTGTGGCGCACATCCCAGTCCAGCGGAAATTCGCGCAGGTTGGTGGCTTCGTCCTGAATCACGGTGGAGGAGTTGTTTCCCTGCGCCCAGGCCAGAGAGTAGGCCACGGACCAGTTGTTGAAGTTGGACATCATTTTTTCCAATTGGACGTCGATTCCGCGGGCGGAACCGTAGTCCTCGGAAATGAACTGGTACCAGAAGATCTGCTCTTCGCCGGGTTTGGCGACCTTCATTGTGCTTACATAGTTGTAAAGGTTCTTGTAATAGGCGGTCATGTCAAGCACGTAGTCGTCGGAAAGCTGGTGGGAAAGGCCTACTTCGTAGGTCTTGGTGATCTGCGGCTCCAGCTTGGTGTTGCCGACAGTGATGGTCTGGTCGGAAACATTGGCGTCGGCGGGGGTTTTGGAAGTGAAGATGAACTGCATCTGAGGCAACTGGTTCTGATAGTTGTAGGCGAAGCGCAGCACGTCGCGGTCGGTGATGGGGTGTGAAACGCCCAGGCGCGGGGAAAGCATAAGCTGCCAGCGCTCGCTGGGGTCGAAATCCACTTCCCGGTAGCTGGCGTCGTCTTGCAGCACCTTGTATTTGGTTCCCAGATACCAGAGGTCAAGACGCAGGCCGGCATTCACGATCATGCCTTCCCATACCATCTTGTCCTGGAGGTAGTAAGCCGCCTGCCAGGGATCGGCTTGATAGCCGTCGCGTTTGCCTGAAGCTTCCTGGGCGGCTTTGAAATAATCAGCGGGTTTGTAGATGGGAATCAACACTCCGTCGTCGGTTTCGTACATTGAGTAAAGTTCATTAGGCACGTTGGTTATGTTGCCGTCTGCATCATATTCGGGAACAAAATCCGCCATGCCGTTCCATTTGCGTTTCAGGCTGGCTTGGAACCTGTCTTCATAGATATTCAGGAAATTCTGCAGCTGGTCTTTCTTGATCGAGTGCTTGATCAGCTCCAGGCCGGTCTTGGCCAGATGGGTTTCGTTAACCTGCCATTCAAAGTCGGCCCGGGCGCTCGCTGAAGTGGTGATGTCGTCCTGGAAAAACTGATAGATGTAGCCGGGGGGCGTGAAGCCCGTCACCATGCGCGGGTCTTCCACGCTGGCGATGCGGTAGGTCCAGAAAGAATAATCGAAGTAATCGGCATCGCTGATCCCGTCACCGTTGTAGTCAGGGCTGTACACACCGTCTGAGTTGTGGTCCACGCTGTCCCAGCCCTGGTTGCCCAGCAGCACGTTGTCCACGTAGTCCTCGCCGGGATTTTCAGGATCCAGGCCATCATACATATAGAGGTAGTTGCTGCGGTCGATCCCGCGGGGTCCAGTTTTGCTATCCTTTTGGTAATAGCTGCCTTTCACCTTGATGTTCATGGCCGGGTTGAAAGCGTATTCGTAGTTGGCGACATACTGCCTCTGTTCGGTTTCGCTCACGGCATAGGTGTCCAGCGCGTAACGGTTTTGCCAGGAGAAGGGGTAATCGAGGGAGCGGTCGCCGCGGATGCCCAGAGTGATGCGCTGGATGTCGCTGATCACGAACTTGGTTTTCAGGTTCACGTTGTAGGCATTATAGTTGCGGTTGCCGAAATCGATGCCCAGGAATCTGGTCCTGTCGGCATAGGGGTCGTTGACCGGATACTCATATTCCAGCAACTGCCGGTACTTGCCGGTGAGCGAATCGAAAAAGACATACTCCGACATCGGGTCCGCGACGTAGTATTGTTTCATCCGGCCGTCCATCCATTCGCCGCCGCCATTGAAGAAGAAGGTGAGGCGTTCGCGCAGTTTTTCTGAGCCCAGTGCCCAGATGGGACCGCCAATGGCAAATTTGACCACGTCAGAGTTCCTGCCTGAGCCGATGATGTGATCGGTGTTGTATTCGATCTTTCCGGAAAAGAAAGGATCGCCGTCCTTGGTGACGATGTTGACCACGGCGGCCTGGGCGTTTCCGTATTCAGCAGGGAAACCGCCGGTCATCACTTTCATGTCGAGGATGGCATCCGTATCCACCTGGAGAGCGCTGCCGCCGTCCACGGGATCGGTAACCGATTGGCCGTCAACCGTGAAGTTGATTTCGTTGGCGCGACTGCCACGGACGTGAAGCTCTCCGCCGATGTTGGAAACACCGGCCTGCAGAGCCATGATCCCGGCCACGTCACTCACAGAGACATCGCTCATGCGGTCCATTTCGATCTGGCGCTCAGACGCCGTGCGGTCTTTACCAACCACGTCCTGTTCTGCGGTTACCGTGACGGAGGCGATTTTAACGCCGGCTTTTTTCATCACGGGCGAGAGGCTGGCAGTCTGGTCAACCTGGATGCGGACATCAGTGTAGGTGACGGAGTCGTAGCCAATCAGAGAAAACTTCACTGTGTACATCCCGGGCGGGATGTTGATGAGAATTCTGCTTCCCTTGGCGTCGGTCTGTCCACCGGTAATCCGCTGGTTACCTCTCATGACAATGATGTTAACGTATTCAAGTGGTTTGCCTGCGTTGTCTCGCACGCGAACAGCGAGGCGTCCGGTCGTGGCTGCTTCCAAAAAAGTGGCGCAACCGATTAACAGTATAAGCAGGATCAATGCAGTTTTTCGCATCGAAAAACCTCCCTTCTTGTATGGCTTTTTTACTCTTAATTCACGCTCTGTAAAGAAATACATTCATTCTCAACACAGTATTTCTACGTAGGATGCGATTATCTGGCTCAGCCAAAATCGTCAAGCATTTTTTCGCGAAATGTTTTGCGGGACTGTTTTTCACCCTTAATCTTGGCGCTCTAGAATCCGGATAAAATTCCCCTCTCTTCGTCTTTCCGTTTCTATGGATATTTCTGAGGAATCCGCCCTATTAAGGGCTGGATGGCTGTCTGCTTCTGCCTTTCCCGGGGTTAGGCCCTTTGCCCCTTCCCACTCACAACCCATTCACTTCCCGCTGAGTTCCCGCCTGTCAAACGGGAAGTCAACGGGAAGTAAGTGAGAGGCTAATTGGATAGGGCAAAGGGCCGGTCAGGTTGGCCAAACCGGCCTAACAGCATTCGCGGCAGGGGGTAAAAGTGGTTTGATGGGCCGGGGTCAGTCAATGATGAGGACTTTTTCATCCGGGTCGCGGGATGTATCTATCTCTCCGATCACCAGCGACGAGGTGGCGGAGATGAATTCCGTGCTGAAAGCCGGATCGACAGCCGCGATCATGCCCAGGCCCAGATTGAAGGTTTCCAGCATTGTTTCCCGGCTCAGGCCGCCGGAGGTTTGCAGCCAGGTGAAGAGCGGCGGGATCTCGTGTTCAGCATAACTGACAACTCCGCAGAGCCCCTCCGGGATGATGCGTTTTAGGTTTCCGGGAATGCCTCCGCCTGTGATGTGGGCCAGGCCATGCAGCCGCTCATCGTGGAGTAGCGGTTTTAGCATGGGCAGATAACTGCGGTGAACGCTGAGCAGCAGTTCCGCGACTGTGGCATCCAGTTCCGGAACTCTATCCGCGACGTCCAGGCCGAGGCGGTCAAACACGATCCTGCGAGCCAGGGAATAGCCGTTGGTGTGCAGCCCACTGCTGGGAATCCCTATGAGGATGTCGCCTTTTTTGATCCTGGCCGCGGGCAGCAGATGCTCTTTGTCCACCACGCCCACGATGGTGCCCACGAGGTCAAAATCGCTACCCTGATAGATGCCCGGCATTTCCGCCATCTCACCGCCGATGAGGGCGCAGCCGTTTTCCGAACAGGCTTTAGCCATGCCAGAGATGATCTGGACAACCATGTCCGGCTCCATTTTGCCCAGGCCGATGTAATCGAGAAAAAACAAGGGCAGGGCGCCCTGGACGAGAATGTCGTTTACGCAGTGGTTTACCAGGTCCTGACCAATGGTGTCGAAGCGCCGGGCTTTGATCGCCACGCGGAGTTTGGTGCCCACGCCGTCTGTGCTGGACACCAGCACCGGTTCGCGGTATGAATCCTTGGGAAAGCGGTACAAGCCGCCGAAACTGCCCAACTCACTGAGCACATTGGCGTTGTAGGTTCTGGCTACAATTCCCCGGATGGAATCAACGGCCTGTTCGCCGGCCTTGATGTCCACTCCCGAGCCGCGGTAGTCCATAGTGTCTTTGTTCATGCTGGTTTTGCCTCGATCAAGCCCAGTTGCGCAACTGGTGGACTTTTTGCTGCAATTCCGAAAACTCCAGATTGACCAAGCCATCCACGCTGAAGGCGGACACGTTCTTGGCCGCGAGCACCGTTCCGAAACGGACGGCTTTACGAATCACGTATTTGTTCAATTCATCCTGGGTGGCTAGATAGCTCATGAAGCCCCCGGCAAAGCTGTCTCCGGCGCCGGTGGGGTCCTGGATCCGCTCCACCGGATAGGCCGGGGCGAAAAACAAATCGTCTGGCAAAATGGTTACGCTGCCGTATTCGCCGCGTTTGATCACCACGGCTTTCACACCCATTTCCAGAAGGTAGCGCCCGGCGGCAAAGATGCTGTCCAGGCCTGTGTACTGGCGGATTTCGTCTTCATTGATGAAGACGATGTCCACCTTGCGGATCACCTCGGAAAGAAGTTCCGGACACAGTGATATCCAGTAGTTCATGGTGTCGCAGGCTGCCCACTTGTAGCTTTCGATCTGGTTCAGCACCTGCAACTGCAGTTGGGGGTGGATATTGGCCAGAAGCAGGCTGCGGCAGCTTCTGCAGGAGGGGGGAAGCTGAGGCGAAAAATCCGCGAAGACGTTCAGATCGGTGCTAAGGGTATCCGCCTGGCTCCACTGGCGGTAAGCGCCGCTCCAGCGGAAGGTTTTTCCGGGCTTGGTTTCGAGACCGTCCAGGTTGACCTTGTGGGCCTCAAGCAGTTCTACCCCGCGTGCGGGGTAATCTTCGCCCACGACACCCACAATGTAGGTGGGGCCAAAATATGAGGCGGCTAGGGAAGCATAGACGGCAGAACCGCCCAAGGCATCTTCAACTTTGCCGTGCGGAGTCTCGATCGTGTCCAGTGCGACCGAGCCGACGATCACCAGGCTCATTAAAGGGCTTCTCCGTCCGGCTGGGGCTGAGTTTGGGGCGCTTGGGAACTGTCGGGCGCTGTGTATTCGATGCTGGGCAATTCTTTCTCACCCACTTTGTTCAGCCTGTTCAGCACGATGAAGATCGCGATGAGCGCCAGTACCATGATTGCCAGACGTTTCCAGTCGTAGGTTTTTTTGCGTTTGTCCTGCCAGCGTTCGCGGTATTTTTCATCCAGATCGGTCATAATGGTCCTCTTTTCTGGTCAGCGCGCCAGTTCGCCCAGGAATTTGGCGAAGCGTTCCACGCCTTTTTGGAGGTTTTCCATGCTGTTGGCATAGGAAAATCTTACGTTGGAGGGGATGCCGAAGGAATCGCCGGAAACGAGCGCCACGTGGTGCTTTTCCAGCAGGGCCTGGCAAAACTGGTCTCCATCCTTGATGCTCTGGCTGTTGTTGCTCAGATACCAGGAGATGTTCGGCATGATGTAGAAAGCTCCCTGGGGCTTGAAACAGGACACGTGGGGCAGCTTGCTCAGTTCGGCATAGAGGAAATCGCGGCGCTTTTCAAACTCCGCGCGCATATTTTCAATGGAGTCGTCTTCCTCGGCGAGGGCGGTCACGCAGGCTTTCTGGGTGATGGAGTTCACGCAGGAGGTGGCGTGAGCCTGAACCCTGCCAGCGGCCGCTATGATATGGGCCGGGCCAGCGGCGTAGCCAAGCCTCCAGCCGGTCATGGCATAAGCTTTTGAAACGCCGTTGATCACCACGGTCCGGGCTTTGATTTCCTCGTTCAGGGAGGCGATGGAAATGTGCTTGATCCCGTCGTAAACCAAGCGTTCGTAGATTTCGTCCGAAACCACCAGGATGTCGTTTTTCACGCAGATGGCGGCGATGGCTTCCAGTTCCTGCCTGGTGTAAACGGCTCCAGTGGGATTGTTGGGGCTGTTCAGCAGCAGCACTTTGGCGCAGGGGTTGGCTGCGATGGCCTGGTTCAGTGAATCCGCGGTGAGTTTGTAGGAATCTTCCTCAAAAGTGGGCACGATCACCGGTTCGGCGTTGGCTAGCATTGCCTGGTAGGGATAGCTGACCCAGTAGGGTGCGGGCATCAGCACCTGGTCCTGGGCATCGCAGACCGCGATCAGGATGTTTACGATGGAAGCTTTGGCGCCAGGTGAGACCAGCACTTCTTTGGGTTCGTAAGCCAGTCCGTTGTCCCGCTCGAGCTTGTCACAAATGGCCTGGCGGAGTTCGATGATGCCGGGGTTGGCGGTGTAGCGGGTGAAGTTTGCCTCAAGGGCGGCATGAGCCGACTTTTTGATGTATTCGGGGGTATTGAAATCGGGCTCACCCACGCCGAAATTCACCACGTCGATGCCGGAGGCCATCATCTCCTTGGCCCTGGCTGAAAGGGTGAGAGTGGGGGAGGGTTTTACCAGTTTGATTCGGTTTGATATTTTTATAGCCATGTCTTTATCCTTTTCTTTTGTTATTTTGGGCCATCAACAGCACCAGCACGCAGGTGTGAACTATATCTTCAGAGGAACAGCCGCGGGAGAGGTCACAAACCGGGGCGTCCAGGCCCTGGATGATGGGGCCGATGGCTTCTGCTTTGGCAAAACGCTGCACCAGCTTGTAGCCGATGTTGCCGGATTGCAGGTCTGGGAAAATAAGGGTGTTGGCCTGTCCGGCCACTTTGCTGTCTGGAGCTTTCATTTTGGCAATGTTGGGAACGATCGCCGCGTCCAACTGCATCTCGCCGTCGAAATCGAAATCAACCTGGCGTTCGCCCAGGATTTTAACCGTTTGCTGGACTTTTTCCACATTTTCGTGCTGGGCACTGCCCCGGGTGGAAAATGACAGCAAAGCCACCTTGGGTTCGTCGCCCAAAATGGCTCTGCGCGTTGAGGCAGTGCTGAATGCGATATCAGCCAGCTGTTCCGGGTCAGGATCAGGCACCACGGCGCAATCTGCGAAGAGATAGACCCGGTCTTCCCCCATGTAGTCATTCACCACCATTATGAAACAGCTGGAAACGGTTTTGATGCCGCTGGTGACGCCCACCACCTGCAGAGCCGCGCGCAGGACATCGGCTGTGGTGTTGGCGGCGCCGGCCACCATGCCATCAGCGTATCCGAACTTCACCAACAGGGTGCCAAAATACAGTTCATTCAGAACTGTCTGGCTTGCCTGCTCGCGAGTGACGCCTTTCTCTTTGCGCTTCTCATAATAGAAATCCGCGAATTTGCCGATTTCTGGAAAGTTGGCAGGATCGATCACAGTGGCCCGGCTGAGGTCAAGTTCCAGAGTCTTTTCCCGGGTTTTGATCTCTTCCGGTTTGCCCACCAGGACGATGTCTGCCAAACCCTCAGCCAAAATTGCATGCGCGGCCTGAAGCGTCCTGGTGTCGGCACTTTCAGGCAGCACGATCCGCCCTTCGATGAGTTTGGCCTTGGCCTTTAACTCGGTGAGGATATCCATACTCTATGCTCCATTTTTATCATTATCTATCACGATGCGCGAAATGTCCGCCACGCGCAGGAATTCATTTTTGACCTCGCTCAAGAGGGCATAGCGGTTTCCACGCAGGTTTGGATCATCACAGTTGACCAGCACTGCGTCGAAAAAGTTGCTGGTGTTGGCACCGTAGCCAACCAGATGGTTAATCGCCTGCTGATAATCGCAACCTGCCAGGCTGCCGGTGATTTTTGTTCGCAGAGTCTGCAGCGAGGAATAGAGATTTTTTTCCGCTTTCGCTGTAAACAGCGATGGTTCCAGAGCCGGAACGCGCTCCACTTTTTCGATGATGTTGGCTACCCGTTTGTAGTTGTTCACGAGGTCGTGGAAGTCTTCCCGGCTGCGGGAGCTTTGCAAAACCTCCCCCCGTGTTTTCAGGTCAGTCAGGTTACCAAGTGAAAGGTGCATCAGGCTGTCGATCACGTCATAATCCAAACCCAACTGGCGCAGCAACCACTCAACCCGCAGGCGGAAAAAGGCCTGAACATCGCTGTGGGCGGTGGAAGTAAGCTCTGACCGTTGTTCCACCAGGTTCAAGGTATAATCGATAAGTTCGGATAAATTGATGCTCCAGCCGCGTTCCACTATGATCTGCACCACTCCGTTGGCCGCTCTGCGTAGGGCAAAGGGGTCCGCGGAGCCGGTTGGGACCTGGCCAATGCCGATTATTCCGCACACGCTGTCCATTTTATCGGCCACGGCAACAATTGCCCCAATGAGGGTTTGGGGCAGCCCGTCATTGGTGCCCCGGGGCTGGTAATGTTCGTGAATGGCTTCCGCCACCCGGCTGTCTTCACCGCTGGCCAGGGCGTAATGCTTGCCGATATATCCCTGCAGCCTGGTGAATTCTTTCTCTCCCAACATCGTGGTGACCAGGTCCGCCTTGCAAAGCAGCGCTGTCCGTTTGGCCAGAGCCGTGTTTTCTTCGTCGAGGCACAGCCGACGGCAGATTTCCCCTGTGATCTGGCCAACGCGCTCCGTCTTGTCTGCCAGCGTGCCGAGCTTGGATTGGAACACAACTTCGTGTAACTGCTCCACATAAGCTTCCAAGGGTTTCCTGGTGTCTTCCTGATAATACCAGAGGGCGTCCGCGAGCCTCGCTGCCACAACCTTTTCATTGCCTTTGCGGATGAGGTCTGAATACTCGGGGTCGCCGTTTGAGATGAACACGAATTTGTTGCTCAGACGGCCTTCCGCGTCCTGAACGGAATAGTATTTCTGGTTTTGGCTTATCGTGGAAGTGATGATCTTTTCAGGCAGTGAAAGGAATTCCGGGCTGAATTCACCCACCACCGCAGTGGGCATTTCCACCAGATCGGTTACCGTGTCCGTAAGGCGTTCATCTTCAACCACCTTGAATCCCATTCCCGGGTTCACGGAGGCAAGCTCAGCCACCAGTTTTTCCCGTCGGGCGGCTCTGTCTGCCATCACGGCATTGCTGGAAAGAACCTGAAGATACTCATCCGCGGAGTTTATCTCCAGCGGCCTGTCAAGCCCCAGAAACCGGTTCCCGAAGCTATGTTTGCCGCTCTTGACCCCACCAGCTTCCACCTCAAGGACTTCATCCCCCCAAAGCACACAGAGCCAGCGCAACGGACGGGACAGGGCAAGGCGGGAACTGTTCCATATCATGGTTTTGGGGTAGGGAATGTGGTTCAGAAGGTCCGGAATCCATTCCTGCAGGATTTCTGCAGTGTTCCGGCCTGGCTTAATGTATTTGAGGGCAATGAATACGCCTTTGTCGGTTGTTTCTATTTGGAGGTCTTTGGCTTCGGCGTTGTTCTTTTTTAGGAAGCCCAAAGCCGCGGGGAGAAGGTTGCCGTCCGCGTCGTAGGCTATCTTTTTTGCCGGGCCGGTTTTGTTCACCTGGATATCCGGCTGGGTGCTCTGAACCTGGCGCGCGATGAGAAACATGCGCCGGGGGGTCGAACCGGTCATCAGTTCAGAGTATTGCAAACCCACGTCCCGCATCAGATTCTGAAAAGAGGACTGGATGAATTCCACCGCCGGTTGTAAATGGGGTGCGGGAACCTCCTCGGTTCCAATTTCCATCAGAAAATCACGCGTCAAAGCTTTCACCGGAACAGGGTTCAGAATTCGTAGCTGAGGCTGATCTGGTTGATCCAGCCCAGGTCTCCGTATGAAGAAACGCCGTAATCGACCCGGTAATTGTTCCAGTTCCAGCCCACGCCCAGGGACAATCCTGAAAGAAAGGCGAAAGTGCCGCCGTTGTAGCCGTCACCGGCATTGGTCCTGAAACCTCCCCGCAGGTCGAAAGCGGGCGTCAGTCCATATTCAACCCCGGCTTTGGCAACTATGTCTTCTCCGGTGGCTTTGACAATGTCGAGGCTGGCCATCAGCCTGGGGTTGAAATCGTATGTCATGCCGGCGGCGAAGGTGAAAGGCAGCTTTTCCTTATAATCGGAACCGGTGTAGCGGGTTATCTGCAGGCCGATGTTGCGCAGGCTGATCCCCACTTTGAGCTTTTCGCTTGCGGGATGGTGGATGAGGCCCAGGTCCAGCATCGCGGCTGTGGAGGAACTGCTGTCAATCTGGTCGTAGATCAATTTCAGGGTCCCGCCAAGGTCCACAGCGTCGGAGATGTATTTGGCCAGGGAGGCGCTGGCAACAATGTTGTTGGCCCCAAAGGTCTCTCCGGTCGAAACCAAGTCGCCGTTCTGGTCCACCTCAGTGCGTTCCATCCTGCCCATGTTCATGTATTTGAGGGCAAAACCCCAGGCCGTGAAGCGGTCTTTGGGCCAGAGATACTGCAATTGGCCGCCCTGCGAACCCACGAAAGAGTTGGTATAGGTGGTCCCGACCTCGTTTCCGTCGATTTTGATGATCGAGGCCGGGTTGAAATGCAGACCGTCCGGATTGCCGGTTTCGCCGGTGAGAGCCTGGCCCATGGCGATGGCCCGGGCCGAATAGACGTTTTTCAGGCTGGCGAACCCGGTGGTTCCGGCTTCGTCGTTCACCGCCAGCAAGGGCAGCAAACCAAAGCTAAGCATTAATGCTGTCAGTAATGACTTCTTCAATCGTAAGCACGTCATGGTATAATTCCCTTTCGCAGGTTGCGTTGATTAGGGTGTTGCGGTTCTCGCTATTCCTCAGGTATTCGGA
Above is a genomic segment from Candidatus Cloacimonadota bacterium containing:
- a CDS encoding biopolymer transporter ExbD, yielding MAKIMLKEKPEVSIPTTSTGDIAFLLLLFFMVSTVFVQERVFWVNRDRFPFASENIERVSRNESATIYITRKEDILIDDFPRSVEDDSIVTTMKAKAREIPTLQVCFRTDRDTRYQAVRDVMMRLQDADTRNVVFEVQRKL
- a CDS encoding biopolymer transporter ExbD, which translates into the protein MKITRKKRGSVSIPTTSTGDIAFLLIVFFMSTTKFDVKEGVKVQLNKAVTQEQLQTTQLKLTEKEMTRLEIMETGLLKVNNDEPRSYSDAELDKLILEKIQLRDSINRQETDPKLKSTKMLFLVKTNPEAKYSEMVRLVDHLVTYRDRAMISISTAI
- a CDS encoding MotA/TolQ/ExbB proton channel family protein, giving the protein MLLVGLAYAQTETTTTAAAESDTAITEPIAEEPVAETAPIEEKSSGLKGVAEFLFGRALVKEFIDGGWAMWPILFVAIYGLAYMIWKFIALMYAKINLNDFLNKILALVKEKKIKEAIEFAKNTRGPVSAVVYAGLLKAERGADAVEKNMENAAMIEMSYLEKGFVEMTSAITLAPMLGFLGTVDGMIIAFDAIAKARSVDATIVADGIKVALITTKWGLIVAIPVQLLYNIFTTMVDGIVIDMQRASEKVTEALIES
- a CDS encoding TonB-dependent receptor, whose product is MRKTALILLILLIGCATFLEAATTGRLAVRVRDNAGKPLEYVNIIVMRGNQRITGGQTDAKGSRILINIPPGMYTVKFSLIGYDSVTYTDVRIQVDQTASLSPVMKKAGVKIASVTVTAEQDVVGKDRTASERQIEMDRMSDVSVSDVAGIMALQAGVSNIGGELHVRGSRANEINFTVDGQSVTDPVDGGSALQVDTDAILDMKVMTGGFPAEYGNAQAAVVNIVTKDGDPFFSGKIEYNTDHIIGSGRNSDVVKFAIGGPIWALGSEKLRERLTFFFNGGGEWMDGRMKQYYVADPMSEYVFFDSLTGKYRQLLEYEYPVNDPYADRTRFLGIDFGNRNYNAYNVNLKTKFVISDIQRITLGIRGDRSLDYPFSWQNRYALDTYAVSETEQRQYVANYEYAFNPAMNIKVKGSYYQKDSKTGPRGIDRSNYLYMYDGLDPENPGEDYVDNVLLGNQGWDSVDHNSDGVYSPDYNGDGISDADYFDYSFWTYRIASVEDPRMVTGFTPPGYIYQFFQDDITTSASARADFEWQVNETHLAKTGLELIKHSIKKDQLQNFLNIYEDRFQASLKRKWNGMADFVPEYDADGNITNVPNELYSMYETDDGVLIPIYKPADYFKAAQEASGKRDGYQADPWQAAYYLQDKMVWEGMIVNAGLRLDLWYLGTKYKVLQDDASYREVDFDPSERWQLMLSPRLGVSHPITDRDVLRFAYNYQNQLPQMQFIFTSKTPADANVSDQTITVGNTKLEPQITKTYEVGLSHQLSDDYVLDMTAYYKNLYNYVSTMKVAKPGEEQIFWYQFISEDYGSARGIDVQLEKMMSNFNNWSVAYSLAWAQGNNSSTVIQDEATNLREFPLDWDVRHNLSLNYTFRIGRGEEFFVPFTDFILPVDDLSANINWSFASGAPYTPQSVEGNSMLDTNSARKKFTHQANLRITKGITLSQKMNLRLFMDVENLFGTRNVYTVYPKTGSELHTGSEPDLADANTGYTYPEVRFVYDKYIQNPSFWSNYRGVTFGVSFNF
- a CDS encoding phosphoribosylformylglycinamidine cyclo-ligase, whose protein sequence is MDYRGSGVDIKAGEQAVDSIRGIVARTYNANVLSELGSFGGLYRFPKDSYREPVLVSSTDGVGTKLRVAIKARRFDTIGQDLVNHCVNDILVQGALPLFFLDYIGLGKMEPDMVVQIISGMAKACSENGCALIGGEMAEMPGIYQGSDFDLVGTIVGVVDKEHLLPAARIKKGDILIGIPSSGLHTNGYSLARRIVFDRLGLDVADRVPELDATVAELLLSVHRSYLPMLKPLLHDERLHGLAHITGGGIPGNLKRIIPEGLCGVVSYAEHEIPPLFTWLQTSGGLSRETMLETFNLGLGMIAAVDPAFSTEFISATSSLVIGEIDTSRDPDEKVLIID
- a CDS encoding sugar kinase; this translates as MSLVIVGSVALDTIETPHGKVEDALGGSAVYASLAASYFGPTYIVGVVGEDYPARGVELLEAHKVNLDGLETKPGKTFRWSGAYRQWSQADTLSTDLNVFADFSPQLPPSCRSCRSLLLANIHPQLQLQVLNQIESYKWAACDTMNYWISLCPELLSEVIRKVDIVFINEDEIRQYTGLDSIFAAGRYLLEMGVKAVVIKRGEYGSVTILPDDLFFAPAYPVERIQDPTGAGDSFAGGFMSYLATQDELNKYVIRKAVRFGTVLAAKNVSAFSVDGLVNLEFSELQQKVHQLRNWA
- a CDS encoding pyridoxal phosphate-dependent aminotransferase, coding for MAIKISNRIKLVKPSPTLTLSARAKEMMASGIDVVNFGVGEPDFNTPEYIKKSAHAALEANFTRYTANPGIIELRQAICDKLERDNGLAYEPKEVLVSPGAKASIVNILIAVCDAQDQVLMPAPYWVSYPYQAMLANAEPVIVPTFEEDSYKLTADSLNQAIAANPCAKVLLLNSPNNPTGAVYTRQELEAIAAICVKNDILVVSDEIYERLVYDGIKHISIASLNEEIKARTVVINGVSKAYAMTGWRLGYAAGPAHIIAAAGRVQAHATSCVNSITQKACVTALAEEDDSIENMRAEFEKRRDFLYAELSKLPHVSCFKPQGAFYIMPNISWYLSNNSQSIKDGDQFCQALLEKHHVALVSGDSFGIPSNVRFSYANSMENLQKGVERFAKFLGELAR
- the pta gene encoding phosphate acetyltransferase; this translates as MDILTELKAKAKLIEGRIVLPESADTRTLQAAHAILAEGLADIVLVGKPEEIKTREKTLELDLSRATVIDPANFPEIGKFADFYYEKRKEKGVTREQASQTVLNELYFGTLLVKFGYADGMVAGAANTTADVLRAALQVVGVTSGIKTVSSCFIMVVNDYMGEDRVYLFADCAVVPDPDPEQLADIAFSTASTRRAILGDEPKVALLSFSTRGSAQHENVEKVQQTVKILGERQVDFDFDGEMQLDAAIVPNIAKMKAPDSKVAGQANTLIFPDLQSGNIGYKLVQRFAKAEAIGPIIQGLDAPVCDLSRGCSSEDIVHTCVLVLLMAQNNKRKG